A window of the Hordeum vulgare subsp. vulgare chromosome 5H, MorexV3_pseudomolecules_assembly, whole genome shotgun sequence genome harbors these coding sequences:
- the LOC123399866 gene encoding N-carbamoylputrescine amidase: MAGAGRRVAVAAVQFACTDTVADNVAAAERLIREAHKKGANIVLIQELFEGHYFCQAQRMDFFGRAKPYKENPTIMRMQKLAKELDVVIPVSFFEEAGNAHYNSVAIIDADGTDLGLYRKSHIPDGPGYQEKFYFNPGDTGFKAFKTKYATIGVGICWDQWFPETARAMVLQGAEILFYPTAIGSEPQDMNLDSREHWKRVMQGHAGANLVPLVASNRIGKETVETEHGNSTIKFYGNSFIAGPTGEIVKLANDKDEEVLVAEFDLDEIKSTRHGWGIFRDRRPDLYKVLLTLDGKTSSSS; encoded by the exons ATGGCCGGCGCCGGGAGGAGAGTGGCGGTCGCCGCCGTGCAGTTCGCCTGCACCGACACGGTGGCCGACAACGTCGCCGCCGCCGAGAG ATTGATTAGAGAAGCTCATAAGAAAGGCGCGAACATTGTCCTCATTCAG GAGCTATTTGAGGGGCACTATTTCTGTCAAGCTCAAAGGATGGATTTCTTTGGGCGTGCCAAGCCTTATAAAGAGAACCCGACTATAATGAG AATGCAAAAGCTTGCAAAGGAGTTGGATGTTGTAATACCTGTAAGTTTCTTTGAAGAAGCTGGCAACGCTCATTACAATTCTGTGGCCATAATTGATGCTGATGGCACCGATCTTGGGCTATACCGCAAATCGCACATTCCAGATGGACCAG GTTATCAAGAGAAATTTTATTTCAACCCGGGTGACACTGGATTCAAG GCTTTCAAAACAAAGTATGCAACAATTGGTGTTG GAATTTGCTGGGATCAGTGGTTTCCAGAGACTGCAAGGGCTATGGTGCTACAGGGGGCGGAAATATTGTTCTATCCCACTGCTATTGGTTCTGAACCCCAGGATATGAACCTGGATTCCCGTGAACACTGGAAGCGTGTCATGCAAGGCCATGCCGGCGCTAACTTG GTTCCCCTTGTTGCTTCTAACCGGATAggaaaggaaaccgtcgagactgAGCATGGCAACAGCACCATAAAGTTCTACGGGAACTCGTTCATCGCAG GGCCAACTGGAGAAATCGTGAAGCTCGCAAACGACAAGGACGAGGAGGTGCTGGTGGCAGAGTTCGACTTGGACGAGATCAAATCCACGAGACACGGCTGGGGGATATTCAGGGACAGGCGCCCTGATCTATACAAAGTACTGCTGACGTTGGATGGCaagacatcatcatcatcctag